Proteins from a genomic interval of Bradyrhizobium sp. CCBAU 53340:
- a CDS encoding methyltransferase: MPAQSPAVELMKLIGGFQVSQAISAMAELGIADVLKGDVLASNDIARAVKCDPPSLYRLLHALASAGLLEEQADQRFRLTPVGECLRSDFPDSRSAWARYVGRPYVRQSWGNLADCVRSGKSAFELLHQANLWTWRGERPEETAIFDAAMSELSRSGGAAIASAHDFSAYKVIVDIGGGQGALLAAILSHHRDTRGILFDLPHVIAKAQDLLAAAKVDDRCEIVGGDVFKSVPGGGDAYVIKSVLMDESDDSVVSILRRCRSVMTPSARIIVIEHLLTPPNQPEVNYSDMTMMVMTGGRERTQREFEALFAASGLRLEQAVATRSPFTLLIGTQA; this comes from the coding sequence ATGCCAGCGCAAAGTCCCGCCGTCGAACTCATGAAACTGATCGGCGGCTTTCAAGTCTCTCAAGCCATATCGGCGATGGCGGAGCTCGGCATCGCCGACGTGCTGAAGGGTGATGTCCTGGCGAGCAATGATATCGCCCGAGCGGTCAAATGTGATCCGCCATCTCTGTACCGCTTGCTGCATGCGCTGGCGTCAGCCGGTCTGTTGGAAGAACAGGCAGACCAGCGCTTCCGCCTAACGCCGGTCGGAGAGTGTCTGAGATCGGACTTCCCGGACTCACGGTCGGCGTGGGCGCGGTATGTTGGCCGCCCTTACGTTCGGCAATCATGGGGAAACCTCGCCGATTGCGTGAGGAGCGGAAAGAGCGCGTTCGAACTCTTGCACCAGGCAAATTTGTGGACGTGGCGCGGAGAAAGGCCCGAGGAAACCGCGATCTTCGACGCCGCAATGAGCGAGTTGTCTCGCTCGGGAGGCGCTGCAATTGCGTCCGCTCACGACTTCTCGGCCTACAAGGTGATCGTCGATATCGGTGGCGGACAGGGAGCGTTACTCGCCGCCATTCTCTCGCACCATCGAGATACTCGCGGTATCCTCTTTGACCTGCCGCATGTCATCGCCAAAGCACAAGATCTGCTGGCAGCGGCAAAGGTTGACGACCGCTGCGAGATCGTTGGCGGGGACGTGTTCAAGAGCGTCCCCGGAGGCGGCGATGCCTATGTCATCAAATCCGTCTTGATGGATGAGAGCGACGACAGCGTTGTTTCAATTCTTCGTCGCTGTCGCTCCGTTATGACACCCTCAGCGCGGATCATTGTAATTGAGCACCTCCTCACGCCGCCAAACCAGCCGGAGGTCAATTATAGCGACATGACCATGATGGTGATGACCGGCGGTCGCGAGCGCACACAACGTGAATTTGAAGCGTTGTTTGCCGCTTCAGGCCTGCGCCTGGAGCAAGCCGTGGCCACCCGCTCGCCTTTCACATTGCTAATCGGGACTCAAGCCTGA
- a CDS encoding NAD(P)-binding domain-containing protein: MRDGKTVAIIGAGPVGLAAAAHVLERGMLPVVLESGPEVGHAIRQWQHVQLFSPWEYNVDKAAARLLAPMGWNSPDPQAYPTGGELLEGYLEPLATRTPLREVIRTSSRVTAISRAGFDKAKTRGREKAPFEIRYQNGKGPEVLRADAVIDTSGTWFSPNPAGSNGLPAIGEAERGDRIAYGMPDVRGVQRSRYGGKTVAVLGAGHSAVGTLIDLARLADEVAGTQVLWLLRGADPAKAFGGGSNDKLAARGELGSAFAALVASGKIRVEAEFGVTHLSDSEGRLKISAGACCGARSVVVDELIVSTGFRPDFSFLSELRLRLDPAIEAPVALAPLIDPNEHSCGTVRPHGARELSHDEPGFYIAGMKSYGRAPTFLMMTGYEQVRSIAADIAGDKAAAARVELVLPETGVCTRGGVETSGAAGCCGGPAKQDASACCAADETARKAGASGCGCS; this comes from the coding sequence ATGCGCGACGGAAAGACGGTAGCCATCATCGGGGCAGGGCCTGTTGGTCTTGCCGCGGCCGCACATGTGCTGGAGCGTGGCATGTTGCCCGTCGTTCTGGAGTCCGGGCCGGAGGTGGGACATGCGATCCGCCAGTGGCAGCACGTTCAGCTGTTTTCGCCGTGGGAATACAACGTCGACAAGGCCGCCGCGCGTCTGCTCGCGCCGATGGGGTGGAATTCGCCTGATCCCCAGGCCTATCCGACCGGCGGCGAACTGCTGGAAGGATACCTCGAGCCGCTGGCGACGCGGACGCCGCTACGCGAGGTGATCCGCACCTCCAGCCGCGTCACGGCCATCAGCCGCGCCGGTTTCGACAAGGCGAAGACGAGGGGGCGAGAGAAGGCGCCTTTCGAAATCCGCTACCAGAACGGCAAGGGGCCCGAGGTTCTGCGCGCCGATGCCGTGATCGATACCTCGGGGACATGGTTCTCCCCCAATCCGGCCGGCAGCAACGGCCTGCCGGCGATCGGCGAGGCGGAGCGCGGTGACCGCATCGCCTATGGCATGCCCGATGTGCGGGGCGTGCAGCGTTCCCGATATGGCGGAAAGACGGTTGCGGTGCTCGGCGCCGGCCATTCCGCGGTCGGCACGTTGATCGATCTCGCGCGGCTCGCCGACGAGGTAGCAGGGACGCAAGTCCTCTGGCTGCTGCGCGGCGCCGATCCGGCCAAGGCTTTCGGCGGCGGCAGCAACGACAAGCTTGCGGCCCGCGGCGAGCTCGGCAGTGCCTTTGCTGCGCTCGTCGCGTCCGGAAAAATCAGGGTCGAGGCCGAGTTCGGCGTCACGCATCTGTCGGATTCCGAAGGCCGCCTCAAGATATCGGCCGGCGCCTGCTGCGGTGCGCGCAGCGTGGTCGTGGACGAGCTGATCGTGTCGACGGGCTTCCGTCCCGACTTTTCGTTTCTGTCCGAGCTGCGCCTGCGGCTCGATCCGGCCATCGAGGCGCCGGTCGCACTGGCGCCGCTGATCGATCCCAACGAACACAGCTGCGGCACCGTGCGTCCGCACGGCGCACGCGAGCTGTCCCATGACGAGCCCGGTTTCTACATCGCCGGCATGAAGTCGTACGGCCGCGCGCCGACCTTCCTGATGATGACCGGCTATGAGCAGGTCCGATCGATCGCCGCCGATATCGCCGGCGACAAGGCGGCCGCGGCGCGGGTCGAGCTGGTGCTGCCGGAAACCGGCGTCTGCACGCGCGGCGGCGTCGAGACATCAGGCGCCGCAGGTTGTTGCGGCGGCCCGGCGAAGCAAGATGCCTCGGCCTGCTGTGCCGCCGACGAAACGGCCAGGAAGGCCGGCGCTTCAGGGTGTGGCTGTTCGTAA
- a CDS encoding helix-turn-helix transcriptional regulator, translating to MKIDDAAARLEALGNRTRLQIYRALVRAGHSGMPVGRLQDKLKIPASTLSHHIKSLVAVGLVSQVRESTTLVCHANFDAMRGLVDFLAAECCADEVGCGGAQSAA from the coding sequence ATGAAGATCGATGATGCAGCAGCGCGGCTGGAAGCCTTGGGTAACCGCACCCGGCTGCAGATTTACCGCGCCCTTGTCCGGGCGGGACATTCCGGCATGCCGGTCGGCCGCTTGCAGGACAAGCTGAAGATCCCGGCATCGACGCTGTCTCATCACATCAAGTCTCTGGTTGCAGTCGGGCTCGTCAGTCAGGTCCGCGAATCCACGACGCTGGTGTGTCACGCCAACTTCGATGCGATGCGGGGGCTGGTAGATTTCCTGGCGGCGGAGTGCTGTGCGGACGAAGTCGGATGCGGGGGCGCTCAGTCCGCGGCCTGA
- a CDS encoding GDCCVxC domain-containing (seleno)protein, producing the protein MQVQSIITCPVCYHAAVETMPTDACQFFYDCKGCGIRLKPKSGDCCVYCSYGSIPCPSIQQNGKCCQG; encoded by the coding sequence ATGCAGGTGCAGTCCATCATTACCTGTCCAGTCTGCTATCATGCGGCGGTCGAGACGATGCCGACCGACGCCTGCCAGTTCTTCTACGATTGCAAGGGATGTGGGATCCGGCTCAAGCCCAAGAGCGGCGATTGCTGCGTGTACTGCTCTTATGGCTCTATCCCTTGTCCTTCAATCCAGCAAAACGGAAAGTGCTGCCAAGGCTGA
- a CDS encoding helix-turn-helix transcriptional regulator has translation METEEAVLALAALSQSTRLEAFRTLVRHEPDGLAAGDLARLLEVPQNTLSAHLSILSRARLVSSERQSRSIVYRANLAAFRDVAVFLLRDCCGGRPEVCDPVVDSLQACCSPKRKGKVRA, from the coding sequence ATGGAAACCGAAGAAGCCGTCCTGGCGCTCGCCGCGCTGTCGCAATCGACCCGTCTGGAGGCGTTCCGGACGCTGGTCAGGCACGAACCCGACGGCCTTGCGGCCGGCGACCTCGCTCGTCTGCTCGAAGTGCCCCAGAACACGCTCTCGGCGCATCTTTCAATTCTCAGCCGTGCGCGCCTCGTGTCCTCCGAACGACAGAGTCGTTCGATCGTCTATCGCGCCAACCTCGCCGCATTTCGCGATGTCGCGGTTTTCCTGCTACGCGATTGCTGCGGCGGACGGCCTGAGGTCTGCGATCCCGTCGTCGACAGCCTGCAAGCCTGCTGCTCTCCCAAGCGAAAGGGGAAAGTCCGTGCCTGA
- a CDS encoding arsenate reductase ArsC has product MPDQMYNVLFLCTGNSARSILAESILRKDGAGRFRSFSAGSTPKDAVHPLALRTLENMDYPADGMRSKSWLEFAASDAPVMDFVFTVCDNAAGEACPIWPGQPMTAHWGIEDPASAEGSDLEKQAAFNTAFRYLKNRIDTFVNLPLKSIDKLSLGTRLREIGRSDGATSNRNDVA; this is encoded by the coding sequence GTGCCTGACCAGATGTACAACGTCCTGTTCCTGTGCACCGGAAATTCGGCGCGCTCGATCCTCGCCGAGTCCATTCTTCGCAAGGATGGCGCCGGCCGCTTCCGGTCATTCTCCGCCGGCAGCACGCCGAAAGACGCGGTGCATCCACTGGCACTGCGGACGCTGGAAAACATGGACTATCCCGCCGACGGGATGCGTTCGAAGAGCTGGCTAGAGTTCGCCGCGTCCGATGCGCCGGTGATGGATTTCGTCTTCACCGTTTGCGACAATGCGGCTGGCGAAGCTTGCCCGATCTGGCCGGGACAACCGATGACCGCACATTGGGGCATCGAGGATCCCGCCTCTGCCGAAGGCAGCGATCTGGAGAAGCAGGCGGCGTTCAATACCGCATTCCGCTACCTCAAAAACCGGATCGACACCTTCGTGAACCTGCCACTCAAAAGCATCGACAAGCTCTCGCTTGGCACTAGGCTTCGCGAGATCGGCCGCTCCGACGGGGCAACGTCCAACAGAAACGATGTGGCATAG
- the arsB gene encoding ACR3 family arsenite efflux transporter: MGIFERYLTLWVALCIIVGVALGHVMPGFFGAVAAAEIAKVNLPVAMLIWLMIVPMLLKIDFGSLGEVRQHWRGVGITLFINWAVKPFSMALLGSFFIGHLFAPWLPAGQIPSYIAGLILLAAAPCTAMVFVWSNLCEGEPHYTLSQVALNDVIMVFLFAPLVGLLLGVASISVPWSTLLLSVLLYIVVPVIVAQLWRKVLLRGGTDGFDRVMRVLQPLSLVALLATLVLLFAFQGEQIVRQPGVIAILAVPILVQVYFNAGLAYWLSRRFGVAWCVAAPAALIGASNFFELAVAAAISLFGLESGAALATVVGVLVEVPVMLSVVRIVKATRGWYEGGATELPTALKIGQ, translated from the coding sequence ATGGGCATCTTCGAACGATACCTTACCCTTTGGGTTGCGCTTTGCATCATCGTCGGCGTCGCCCTGGGGCACGTCATGCCCGGCTTTTTCGGCGCGGTCGCAGCTGCTGAGATCGCCAAGGTCAACTTGCCGGTGGCGATGCTGATCTGGCTCATGATTGTGCCGATGTTGCTGAAGATCGATTTCGGCTCATTGGGCGAGGTGCGGCAGCATTGGCGCGGCGTCGGCATCACTCTTTTCATCAACTGGGCGGTCAAGCCGTTCTCGATGGCGCTGCTGGGCTCGTTCTTCATCGGTCACCTGTTCGCGCCGTGGTTACCGGCTGGCCAGATTCCCTCGTACATTGCCGGCTTGATCCTGTTGGCGGCCGCGCCCTGCACCGCGATGGTGTTCGTGTGGTCTAATCTGTGCGAGGGGGAACCTCACTATACCCTGAGTCAGGTCGCGCTGAACGACGTGATCATGGTTTTCCTGTTCGCCCCGCTCGTGGGGCTGCTGCTCGGAGTTGCCTCGATCAGCGTCCCATGGAGCACGTTGCTGCTCTCCGTTCTGCTCTACATCGTGGTGCCGGTCATCGTCGCGCAATTGTGGCGTAAGGTGCTTCTGCGAGGCGGCACGGACGGCTTCGACCGCGTCATGCGCGTGCTGCAACCTCTTTCGCTTGTTGCTCTGCTCGCGACCTTGGTGTTGCTCTTCGCCTTCCAGGGTGAGCAGATCGTCCGGCAACCCGGCGTCATCGCCATCCTCGCCGTGCCCATTCTCGTCCAGGTTTATTTCAATGCGGGCTTGGCGTACTGGCTGAGCCGACGGTTTGGCGTGGCCTGGTGCGTCGCCGCCCCGGCCGCCCTCATCGGTGCAAGCAATTTCTTCGAACTGGCGGTCGCCGCCGCGATCAGCCTGTTCGGCCTCGAGTCCGGCGCCGCGCTGGCGACTGTGGTCGGTGTCCTCGTCGAGGTCCCGGTGATGCTGTCGGTCGTCCGCATCGTCAAGGCGACCCGGGGCTGGTACGAAGGTGGCGCGACGGAGCTTCCGACGGCCTTGAAGATCGGCCAATGA
- the arsC gene encoding arsenate reductase (glutaredoxin) (This arsenate reductase requires both glutathione and glutaredoxin to convert arsenate to arsenite, after which the efflux transporter formed by ArsA and ArsB can extrude the arsenite from the cell, providing resistance.), with translation MSVTIYHNPDCGTSRNTLAMIRQSGEEPVVIEYLKTPPSRETLKQLIAAMGLSVRGLLREKGTPYKELGLADPRWSDDELIDQMLAHPILINRPIVVTANGTRLCRPSEAVVDLLDRPVGRFVKEDGEVVEAR, from the coding sequence ATGAGCGTCACGATCTATCACAATCCCGACTGCGGCACCTCGCGCAACACGCTGGCAATGATCCGGCAGAGCGGCGAGGAACCTGTCGTCATTGAATACCTCAAGACGCCACCATCGCGCGAAACGCTCAAGCAACTGATCGCGGCGATGGGACTATCCGTCCGCGGATTGCTGCGCGAGAAGGGAACGCCGTACAAGGAACTCGGCCTCGCCGATCCCAGATGGTCCGATGACGAACTGATCGACCAGATGCTGGCGCATCCGATTCTGATCAATCGCCCGATCGTGGTGACGGCAAATGGCACGCGATTGTGCAGGCCCTCGGAGGCGGTCGTCGATCTCCTCGATCGCCCCGTCGGCCGGTTCGTGAAAGAGGATGGCGAGGTCGTCGAAGCGCGATAG
- the chrA gene encoding chromate efflux transporter, translating into MTTTTTTSERGGMGELVRYFLRLGFLGFGGPVALVGQMERELVDGKKWLSKEQMREAIAICQSLPGPLAIQVGIYIAYLRCGFWGAWAGGWAFILPNFVIVAALGALYVYLGDLQPVTGIFYGVSPAVIALILHSCYRLAKLGMEDWLQWVIAAVCLAVTIILQAEVAYLFIGAGIVGIIYYGNIKRPPVALQLAVIPAAAPAAAPVATGSTLGKLLLFFLKAGSLTFGSGLVIVPFLEQGLVQQYGWLNEREFLVAVAIGMMSPGPVVITATFVGYLVAGFWGSLTATIGIFLPSFLFILIAAPLLARHRKNPNVQGFVKGAYAAAIGTILGACFLLGKIAIGDWLTALVGLGSLAVLFRWKVSNPMLIAVTAVIGLIAYPILQPGWVLSGLK; encoded by the coding sequence ATGACGACGACAACGACGACAAGTGAACGTGGCGGAATGGGCGAGCTCGTGCGCTATTTCCTTCGACTGGGGTTTCTCGGCTTCGGCGGGCCGGTGGCGCTGGTCGGCCAGATGGAGCGCGAGCTGGTCGATGGCAAGAAGTGGCTCAGCAAGGAGCAGATGCGTGAGGCCATCGCGATCTGCCAGTCGCTGCCGGGGCCGCTGGCGATCCAGGTCGGCATCTACATTGCCTATCTGCGTTGCGGCTTTTGGGGCGCGTGGGCCGGCGGCTGGGCCTTCATCCTCCCCAACTTCGTGATTGTTGCCGCCCTCGGCGCGCTCTACGTCTATCTCGGCGATCTGCAGCCGGTCACCGGCATCTTCTACGGCGTCAGCCCGGCCGTGATCGCCCTGATCCTGCATTCCTGCTATCGGCTCGCCAAGCTCGGCATGGAAGACTGGCTGCAATGGGTGATCGCGGCGGTGTGTCTGGCCGTGACGATCATCCTGCAAGCCGAGGTCGCCTATCTCTTCATCGGCGCCGGCATCGTCGGCATCATCTATTACGGCAACATCAAACGGCCTCCCGTCGCGCTCCAGCTCGCCGTGATACCGGCGGCTGCGCCCGCGGCCGCGCCGGTCGCGACCGGTTCGACGCTGGGCAAGCTATTGCTGTTCTTCCTCAAGGCGGGATCGCTGACCTTCGGCAGCGGCCTCGTGATCGTTCCCTTCCTCGAGCAGGGGCTGGTGCAGCAATATGGCTGGCTCAACGAGCGCGAATTCCTGGTCGCCGTCGCGATCGGCATGATGAGCCCCGGGCCGGTCGTGATCACCGCGACCTTTGTCGGCTATCTGGTGGCGGGGTTCTGGGGCTCGCTCACCGCCACGATCGGCATCTTCCTTCCGTCATTCCTGTTCATTCTGATCGCTGCGCCCTTGTTGGCGCGGCATCGCAAGAATCCGAACGTGCAGGGTTTCGTGAAGGGCGCCTATGCGGCGGCGATCGGGACCATTCTTGGCGCATGCTTCCTGCTCGGCAAGATCGCGATCGGCGACTGGCTGACCGCGCTTGTCGGACTTGGATCGCTTGCGGTGCTGTTCCGCTGGAAGGTCAGCAATCCCATGCTGATTGCGGTCACGGCCGTGATCGGGCTGATTGCCTATCCGATCCTGCAGCCTGGATGGGTGCTGAGCGGGCTGAAATGA
- a CDS encoding superoxide dismutase, with the protein MSYQVKPLPFDPKSISGISEKVLVSHYENNYGGAVKRLNAISAQLAELDFAKAPNFVINGLKREELVAMNSMILHEVYFDGLGGASRPGGALAEAIVRDFGSIERWRAEFAAMGKAEGGGSGWVILSYSPRNGRLVNQWAADHTTTLAGGRPVLVLDMYEHAYHMDFGAAAARYVDIYMEAIRWDNASTLYDQYARES; encoded by the coding sequence ATGTCCTACCAGGTCAAACCGCTGCCGTTCGATCCGAAATCGATCAGCGGTATCTCCGAAAAGGTTCTCGTCAGCCACTACGAGAACAATTACGGCGGCGCGGTGAAGCGGCTCAACGCGATCAGCGCGCAGCTTGCCGAGCTGGACTTCGCCAAGGCGCCGAACTTCGTGATCAACGGGCTGAAGCGCGAGGAGCTGGTCGCGATGAACTCGATGATCCTGCACGAGGTCTATTTCGATGGCCTCGGCGGCGCGAGCCGGCCGGGCGGCGCGCTCGCCGAGGCGATCGTGCGCGACTTTGGCAGCATCGAGCGATGGCGGGCGGAGTTCGCGGCGATGGGCAAGGCCGAGGGCGGCGGATCGGGGTGGGTGATCCTGTCCTATTCCCCTCGCAACGGGCGGCTCGTCAATCAATGGGCCGCCGATCATACGACGACGCTCGCCGGCGGCCGACCGGTGCTGGTGCTCGATATGTATGAGCACGCCTATCACATGGATTTCGGTGCCGCGGCGGCCCGCTATGTCGACATCTACATGGAGGCCATTCGCTGGGACAACGCCTCCACGCTCTACGATCAATATGCCAGGGAAAGCTGA
- a CDS encoding DUF1259 domain-containing protein, producing MRKMTAVLIGAAACVAILNANGQKVGRNVPAPFVSAAQAAESIDWQKVDETLGRKAAVTDDVHRYGFPRTDLSVTLDGVTIKPALALGGWVAFKPAHGGAMVMGDLVLLETEINPVMAKMIASGLEITAVHNHLLRATPATFYMHVAGHGDPVKLASAIHTALAESKTPLTTAAPASPPPAVDLDTAKLDQIIGVKGQANGGVYQFNVKRRDPITEEGMPLTPVGAMGVAIGINFQPTGGGKAAITGDFVLTGDEVNPVISALRAHGIEVTALHSHMLDEQPRLFFMHFWANDDAVKLAEGLRAALDKTASTKS from the coding sequence ATGCGCAAGATGACCGCTGTATTGATCGGCGCAGCCGCCTGCGTCGCCATCCTGAACGCCAATGGCCAAAAGGTCGGCCGGAATGTGCCCGCGCCATTCGTCTCGGCAGCCCAGGCGGCCGAGAGCATCGACTGGCAGAAAGTCGACGAGACGCTCGGCCGCAAGGCGGCCGTCACGGACGATGTCCACCGCTATGGTTTTCCCCGCACGGATCTGTCCGTGACTCTGGACGGGGTGACGATCAAGCCGGCGCTGGCGCTCGGCGGCTGGGTTGCGTTCAAGCCCGCCCATGGCGGCGCCATGGTCATGGGTGACCTTGTGTTGCTGGAAACCGAGATCAACCCGGTGATGGCGAAGATGATCGCGAGCGGCCTCGAGATCACCGCCGTGCACAATCATCTGCTGCGCGCCACCCCGGCGACCTTCTACATGCACGTCGCCGGACACGGAGATCCCGTCAAGCTCGCCTCGGCGATCCACACAGCGCTCGCCGAAAGCAAGACCCCGCTCACCACAGCGGCACCGGCGAGCCCGCCGCCTGCGGTCGATCTCGACACGGCCAAGCTCGACCAGATCATCGGCGTGAAGGGCCAGGCGAATGGCGGCGTGTACCAGTTCAACGTGAAGCGGCGCGACCCGATCACGGAGGAGGGGATGCCGCTCACTCCCGTCGGTGCGATGGGCGTTGCGATCGGTATCAACTTCCAGCCGACCGGAGGAGGCAAGGCCGCCATCACGGGCGACTTCGTGCTGACGGGCGATGAGGTGAACCCGGTGATATCGGCGCTGCGGGCGCACGGCATCGAGGTGACCGCGCTGCACAGCCACATGCTGGACGAGCAGCCGCGGCTGTTCTTCATGCACTTCTGGGCAAACGACGATGCCGTCAAGCTCGCCGAAGGCCTGCGGGCGGCGCTCGACAAGACGGCCAGCACGAAGAGTTGA
- a CDS encoding PepSY domain-containing protein has translation MPKQIISSAALLLMIAAGLSPAQALTKEELVARIQAAGYVQVSDVKSTAEGITAKAVKDGKQVRLVVDSAGQIKQQD, from the coding sequence ATGCCGAAGCAAATCATCTCGTCGGCGGCCCTGCTGCTGATGATCGCGGCCGGCCTGTCACCCGCGCAGGCCCTGACCAAGGAGGAGCTTGTCGCGCGGATACAGGCAGCCGGCTACGTGCAGGTCAGTGACGTCAAATCGACCGCCGAAGGCATCACCGCGAAGGCCGTCAAGGATGGCAAGCAAGTCCGGCTCGTCGTCGACAGCGCCGGCCAGATCAAGCAGCAGGACTGA
- a CDS encoding LysR family transcriptional regulator, giving the protein MTYTLPPLNALRAFEAAARHLSFKLAAHELHVTPAAVGQQVKALEARLGVQLFERLHKQLILTAAGQAYLPGISDGFRRIADATSQLRPAGAVLLQLGVHGSFDLRRLDLAAFRSEHTEIGLRVLQPAGLHEMVEGKVDALIARGLGHHPGYRCDRIDEGAGLGDWLIAPEGTADCPEIVSFRAWLRARATGSLHANRRPRLVGGVGS; this is encoded by the coding sequence ATGACCTACACCCTTCCACCACTCAATGCGCTCCGCGCCTTCGAGGCCGCCGCACGCCATCTCAGCTTCAAGCTGGCCGCGCACGAACTGCACGTGACGCCCGCCGCCGTAGGACAGCAGGTGAAGGCGCTGGAGGCGCGCCTCGGCGTGCAGCTGTTCGAGCGGCTGCACAAGCAGCTCATCCTGACCGCGGCAGGGCAGGCCTATCTGCCCGGGATCTCCGATGGCTTTCGCCGCATCGCGGATGCGACGTCGCAATTGCGGCCGGCAGGTGCGGTCCTGCTGCAATTGGGCGTGCATGGCAGTTTCGATTTGCGCCGCCTCGATCTGGCGGCGTTTCGGAGCGAGCACACCGAGATCGGTTTGCGCGTGCTGCAGCCCGCCGGCCTGCACGAGATGGTCGAAGGCAAGGTCGACGCGCTGATCGCCCGCGGCCTCGGCCATCATCCCGGCTATCGCTGCGACCGGATCGACGAGGGAGCTGGTCTCGGTGATTGGCTGATCGCGCCTGAGGGCACCGCGGATTGTCCCGAGATCGTCAGTTTTCGCGCATGGCTGCGCGCCCGGGCAACCGGGAGCCTGCACGCCAATCGCCGTCCACGGCTGGTCGGCGGCGTCGGAAGTTGA
- a CDS encoding RidA family protein: MPAAHIVSHNPVAVHPPAGGYSLGLEMTQHRRLLFISGQVPERSDGSVPEGFEAQCEQAWRNVMEVLAAARLDVAHLVKVTTFLTDRNQVVANRTIRRRMLGDHLPALTVMIAETVDSKWLLEIEAIAAE, translated from the coding sequence ATGCCTGCCGCTCACATCGTCAGCCACAATCCCGTAGCGGTCCATCCTCCTGCCGGCGGTTACAGCCTGGGCCTGGAGATGACGCAACATCGCCGCCTGCTGTTCATCAGTGGCCAGGTGCCCGAGAGATCAGATGGCAGCGTGCCCGAAGGGTTTGAGGCGCAATGCGAGCAGGCCTGGCGCAACGTCATGGAAGTGCTCGCCGCAGCCCGCCTTGATGTCGCACACCTGGTCAAGGTCACCACGTTCCTGACCGACCGCAATCAAGTCGTGGCGAACCGCACCATTCGTCGCAGGATGCTCGGCGACCATCTGCCCGCGCTGACGGTCATGATCGCCGAGACGGTCGACAGCAAATGGCTGCTCGAGATCGAGGCGATCGCCGCCGAATGA
- a CDS encoding L-2-amino-thiazoline-4-carboxylic acid hydrolase yields the protein MTESVHPFYEMYRDAMEAAMRQRLDLAEPMLRERTHLTDIDGIKREVMDELAIVLTQMPYVGGAASRMSEVFMRLTGFMATSRVLRRHGVPLPDIRDIERETHKAQLLTVPEAERLAAGDQFMSAENQAFLREQAAESTTESHQAEYPQDFVYDFVEPGPNDSFEFGINYRACGFCKFAGRHGDKEILPNICGLDFDAYATRGIRLERTQTLAGGASHCNFRFSKITP from the coding sequence ATGACTGAAAGTGTCCATCCTTTCTACGAGATGTATCGCGATGCCATGGAGGCGGCGATGCGCCAGCGCCTCGACCTAGCCGAGCCGATGTTGCGCGAGCGCACGCATCTCACCGATATCGACGGGATCAAGCGGGAGGTGATGGACGAACTCGCCATCGTGCTCACCCAGATGCCCTATGTCGGCGGTGCCGCGAGCCGCATGAGCGAGGTCTTCATGCGTCTCACCGGCTTCATGGCCACCAGCCGCGTGCTGCGGCGACACGGCGTGCCGCTGCCTGACATCCGCGACATCGAGCGTGAGACTCACAAGGCGCAGTTGCTCACCGTTCCGGAGGCAGAACGTCTCGCCGCGGGAGATCAATTCATGTCGGCGGAAAACCAGGCCTTCCTGCGCGAGCAGGCGGCGGAAAGCACGACGGAAAGCCATCAGGCCGAATATCCGCAGGACTTCGTCTACGATTTCGTCGAGCCCGGACCGAATGACAGCTTTGAATTCGGCATCAATTACCGGGCATGCGGCTTCTGCAAGTTCGCGGGCCGCCACGGCGACAAGGAGATCCTGCCCAACATTTGCGGGCTCGATTTCGACGCCTATGCGACGCGCGGCATCCGTCTGGAACGGACGCAGACGCTGGCGGGAGGCGCCAGCCACTGCAACTTCCGCTTCTCGAAGATTACACCGTGA